One Mytilus trossulus isolate FHL-02 chromosome 5, PNRI_Mtr1.1.1.hap1, whole genome shotgun sequence DNA segment encodes these proteins:
- the LOC134719270 gene encoding uncharacterized protein LOC134719270 — MGASFESIADVYNDHHNGNNEYHLKQLSNFQRGKQVLTQGVLNPQRLEEAWFIYRVSTYFPIGLPISTMESGLLDIEEMCKIYTDKFMAKQESWIHHSCAVKGCTEGYVTIDGNEKLRRSICSQSGEKILSSEGLRVQDCCPEDPGFGGRFKKPVKFCVNHQECVENEENKDGNEMTVRKSSRKRKLPLYLKEYESLYSDESIERIIVTDEEVKSCKDKSKLNKFYKTTAGMLFVIRPCGVIVGFAEMYSHESLTQVFLLLRKMFFMDDSCKKRIKYLGYDRCCELKPFLRRLVKENVAGSEEMLNDVQFLVDIFHVLKHTKPCCMPLNNNPLCEFHPKLDKFSEIHGCNTESCEQAFKKLNRFKYSTRHMTRHKRVVYFCLINCDHNESIDNKTILKSKGYNKLLIQIGRCAFDPSTECSVRGFTVEYYRYKPSIADDISDASLVISHAADDISNTSLVISHAGTFVTIVTRYKPSTADDISNASLVISHAGAGSCLESLTANKPLLVVVNDELMNNHQLELARQLKKDGNIEYCDCRFD; from the exons ATGGGTGCTTCATTTGAATCGATTGCTGATGTGTACAACGACCATCATAACGGAAATAATGAATATCATTTAAAGCAGttgtcaaattttcaaagaGGAAAGCAAGTGCTCACACAAGGTGTTTTAAATCCGCAACGCTTAGAGGAAGCCTGGTTTATATACAGAGTAAGCACCTATTTTCCAATAGGATTACCGATAAGTACTATGGAATCTGGATTGTTGGATATTgaagaaatgtgtaaaatatatACTGAC aaatttatgGCAAAACAAGAAAGTTGGATTCATCATTCGTGTGCGGTAAAGGGTTGTACAGAAGGTTACGTTACAATTGATGGTAACGAAAAGTTAAGACGAAGCATATGTTCACAAAGTGGGGAAAAGATTTTATCATCAGAAGGACTACGTGTTCAAGATTGTTGTCCAGAAGATCCTGGATTTGGAGGACGATTTAAAAAGCCTGTTAA ATTTTGTGTGAATCACCAAGAATGTGTTGAAAATGAGGAAAATAAAGATGGAAATGAAATGACTGTAAGAAAGTCTTCTCGGAAGCGGAAATTACCATTATACTTAAAAG aATACGAAAGTTTGTACAGCGACGAAAGCATTGAGAGAATAATTGTAACAGACGAAGAAGTGAAAAGTTGCAAAGACAAATCGAAATTGAACAAGTTTTACAAAACAACAGCTGGTATGCTCTTCGTAATAAGACCATGTGGTGTCATTGTAGGTTTTGCGGAGATGTACAGCCATGAATCCCTTACACAAGTGTTTTTGCTGTTacgtaaaatgttttttatggaTGACAGTTGCAAAAAAAGGATTAAGTATCTCGGTTATGACAGATGTTGTGAGTTGAAACCTTTTTTGCGTCGGCTTGTAAAGGAAAATGTTGCAGGTTCAGAAGAAATGTTAAATGATGTACAGTTTCTCGTAGACATTTTTCATGTACTGAAGCACACAAAACCCTGTTGTATGCCTTTAAACAATAACCCGTTATGTGAATTTCACCCAAAACTAGACAAATTCAGTGAAATTCATGGCTGCAACACTGAAAGTTGTGAGCAGGCTTTTAAAAAACTGAACAGGTTCAAATATTCCACCAGACATATGACAAGGCATAAACGagtagtttatttttgtttgatcaacTGTGACCACAATGAGAGCATTGACAATAAGACc atCTTGAAATCTAAAGGTTACAACAAGCTATTGATACAGATTGGACGATGTGCCTTTGATCCATCTACAGAATGTTCTGTGAGAGGGTTCACGGTAGAATATTACAGATATAAACCCTCCATAGCTGATGACATCAGTGACGCTTCACTGGTCATAAGTCATGCAG CTGATGACATCAGTAACACTTCACTGGTCATAAGTCATGCAGGTACATTTGTAACTATAGTAACCAGATATAAACCATCCACAGCTGATGACATCAGTAACGCTTCACTGGTCATAAGTCATGCAG gaGCCGGGAGTTGTTTAGAAAGTCTAACTGCTAATAAACCTTTACTGGTAGTAGTTAATGATGAACTTATGAACAATCATCAATTAGAGTTAGCTAGACAACTGAAGAAAGATGGCAACATAGAATATTGTGATTGCAG ATTTGATTAG
- the LOC134719269 gene encoding putative uncharacterized protein DDB_G0282133, translating into MTFSIFHYCPIKSGRQPNNYRNQSKWTSEKWQNPIKSGRLPNNYRNQSKWTSDKWQNPIKSGRLPNDYRNQSKWTSDKWQNPIKSGRLPNNYRNQSKWTSDKWQNPIKSGRQPNNYRNQSKWTSEKWQNPIKSGRLPNNYRNQSKWTSEKWQNPIKSGRLPNNYRNQSKNQSKWTSDKWQNPIKSGRLPNNYRNQSKWISEKWKNPIKSGRQPNNYRNQSKWISEKWKNPIKSGRLPNNYRNQSKWISEKWKNPIKSGRQPNDYRNQSKWTSEKWKNPIKSGRLPNNYRNQSKWISEKWKNPIKSGRLPNNYRNQSKWISEKWQNPIKSGRLPNDYRNQSKWTSDKWQNLIKSGRQPNNYRNQSKWISEKWKNPIKSGRLPNDYRNQSKWTSDKWQNLIKSGRLPNNYRNHSKWTSEKWQNLIKSGRLPNDYRNQSKWTSEKWQNPIKSGRLPNDYRNQSKWTSEKWQNPIKSGRLPNDYRNQSKWTSEKWQNPIKSGRLPNDYRNQSKWTSEKWQNPIKSGRLPNNYRNQSKWTSEKWQNLIKSGRLPNDYRNQSKNQSKWTSDKWQNPIKSGRLPNDYRNQSKWTSEKWQNLIKSGRLPNDYRNQSKWTSEKWQNPIKSGRLPNNYRNQSKWTSEKWQNPIKSGRLPNDYRNQSKWTSEKWQNPIKSGRLPNNYRNQSKWTSEKWQNLIKSGRLPNNYRNQSKWISEKWQNPIKSGRLPNDYRNQSKWTSEKWQNPIKSGRQPNNYRNQSKWTSEKWQNLIKSGRLPNNYRNQSK; encoded by the exons atgacattcTCCATTTTTCACTACTGTCCAATCAAATCTGGAAGACAACCAAATAACTACAGGAATCAATCCAAGTGGACAAGTGAGAAATGGCAAAATCCAATCAAATCTGGGAGACTACCAAATAACTACAGGAATCAATCCAAGTGGACAAGTgacaaatggcaaaatccaaTCAAATCTGGGAGACTACCAAATGACTACAGGAATCAATCCAAGTGGACAAGTgacaaatggcaaaatccaaTCAAATCTGGAAGACTACCAAATAACTACAGGAATCAATCCAAGTGGACAAGTgacaaatggcaaaatccaaTCAAATCTGGAAGACAACCAAATAACTACAGGAATCAATCCAAGTGGACAAGTGAGAAATGGCAAAATCCAATCAAATCTGGGAGACTACCAAATAACTACAGGAATCAATCCAAGTGGACAAGTGAGAAATGGCAAAATCCAATCAAATCTGGAAGACTACCAAATAACTACAGGAATCAATCCAA GAATCAATCCAAGTGGACAAGTgacaaatggcaaaatccaaTCAAATCTGGAAGACTACCAAATAACTACAGGAATCAATCCAAGTGGATAAGTGAGAAATGGAAAAATCCAATCAAATCTGGAAGACAACCAAATAACTACAGGAATCAATCCAAGTGGATAAGTGAGAAATGGAAAAATCCAATCAAATCTGGAAGACTACCAAATAACTACAGGAATCAATCCAAGTGGATAAGTGAGAAATGGAAAAATCCAATCAAATCTGGAAGACAACCAAATGACTACAGGAATCAATCCAAGTGGACAAGTGAGAAATGGAAAAATCCAATCAAATCTGGAAGACTACCAAATAACTACAGGAATCAATCCAAGTGGATAAGTGAGAAATGGAAAAATCCAATCAAATCTGGAAGACTACCAAATAACTACAGGAATCAATCCAAGTGGATAAGTGAGAAATGGCAAAATCCAATCAAATCTGGAAGACTACCAAATGACTACAGGAATCAATCCAAGTGGACAAGtgacaaatggcaaaatctaatCAAATCTGGAAGACAACCAAATAACTACAGGAATCAATCCAAGTGGATAAGTGAGAAATGGAAAAATCCAATCAAATCTGGAAGACTACCAAATGACTACAGGAATCAATCCAAGTGGACAAGtgacaaatggcaaaatctaatCAAATCTGGAAGACTACCAAATAACTACAGGAATCATTCCAAGTGGACAAGTGagaaatggcaaaatctaatCAAATCTGGAAGACTACCAAATGACTACAGGAATCAATCCAAGTGGACAAGTGAGAAATGGCAAAATCCAATCAAATCTGGAAGACTACCAAATGACTACAGGAATCAATCCAAGTGGACAAGTGAGAAATGGCAAAATCCAATCAAATCTGGAAGACTACCAAATGACTACAGGAATCAATCCAAGTGGACAAGTGAGAAATGGCAAAATCCAATCAAATCTGGAAGACTACCAAATGACTACAGGAATCAATCCAAGTGGACAAGTGAGAAATGGCAAAATCCAATCAAATCTGGAAGACTACCAAATAACTACAGGAATCAATCCAAGTGGACAAGTGagaaatggcaaaatctaatCAAATCTGGAAGACTACCAAATGACTACAGGAATCAATCCAA GAATCAATCCAAGTGGACAAGTgacaaatggcaaaatccaaTCAAATCTGGAAGACTACCAAATGACTACAGGAATCAATCCAAGTGGACAAGTGagaaatggcaaaatctaatCAAATCTGGAAGACTACCAAATGACTACAGGAATCAATCCAAGTGGACAAGTGAGAAATGGCAAAATCCAATCAAATCTGGAAGACTACCAAATAACTACAGGAATCAATCCAAGTGGACAAGTGAGAAATGGCAAAATCCAATCAAATCTGGAAGACTACCAAATGACTACAGGAATCAATCCAAGTGGACAAGTGAGAAATGGCAAAATCCAATCAAATCTGGGAGACTACCAAATAACTACAGGAATCAATCCAAGTGGACAAGTGagaaatggcaaaatctaatCAAATCTGGGAGACTACCAAATAACTACAGGAATCAATCCAAGTGGATAAGTGAGAAATGGCAAAATCCAATCAAATCTGGAAGACTACCAAATGACTACAGGAATCAATCCAAGTGGACAAGTGAGAAATGGCAAAATCCAATCAAATCTGGAAGACAACCAAATAACTACAGGAATCAATCCAAGTGGACAAGTGagaaatggcaaaatctaatCAAATCTGGAAGACTACCAAATAACTACAGGAATCAATCCAAGTGA